From a single Cupriavidus taiwanensis LMG 19424 genomic region:
- a CDS encoding phosphatase PAP2 family protein, which yields MLALDGAWLAASGRSVTSASLSGSCLGVAVLAAIAMTLGLIASHPRIDATLRGLHYRRLALVAHSGALLIAFTNVMGVMSYLLVTLAPPLVDGRLAALDQVLGFDWPRTYAWVRAHPGIDYVLKLAYISGLAQLVLIPILTGLLGQASYLREFLANLMLSCVLLLLIAAPWPAAGAYVSYGMASADELATVAHFAQLRDGTLQVFDLGQMQGLVSLPSYHTALALIFIQAMRWSKIGFVLACVLNGLMILSTPTEGGHYLVDVVAGVGLWALTAGMLHAFAGRRTPARLGQAAPAQLA from the coding sequence GTGCTGGCACTCGACGGAGCCTGGCTCGCCGCGAGCGGGCGTTCCGTGACCAGCGCCAGCCTGAGCGGTAGTTGCCTTGGCGTGGCTGTGCTGGCTGCGATTGCCATGACGCTGGGCCTGATCGCCTCCCATCCCCGTATCGACGCTACGTTGCGCGGATTGCACTATCGGCGTCTGGCGCTGGTGGCGCACAGCGGCGCGCTGCTGATCGCTTTCACCAACGTCATGGGTGTCATGTCATATCTGCTGGTGACACTGGCGCCCCCGCTGGTGGATGGCCGGCTGGCGGCGCTCGATCAGGTGCTCGGCTTTGACTGGCCGCGGACATACGCCTGGGTGCGTGCCCATCCGGGTATTGATTACGTTCTGAAGCTTGCCTACATCAGCGGACTCGCCCAGCTGGTACTCATTCCCATCCTGACCGGTCTGCTCGGGCAGGCCAGCTATCTGCGCGAGTTCCTTGCGAATTTGATGTTGTCTTGCGTGCTGCTGTTGCTGATCGCCGCGCCTTGGCCCGCGGCCGGCGCCTATGTCAGCTACGGCATGGCCAGTGCAGACGAGCTTGCCACGGTCGCGCACTTCGCCCAATTGCGCGACGGCACCCTGCAGGTGTTCGATTTGGGTCAAATGCAGGGCCTGGTTTCGCTGCCGTCCTATCACACCGCGCTGGCCCTGATCTTTATCCAGGCGATGCGCTGGTCGAAGATCGGTTTCGTCCTGGCTTGCGTATTGAACGGCCTGATGATTCTTTCCACGCCCACGGAGGGAGGGCACTACCTTGTGGATGTGGTCGCAGGTGTCGGGCTATGGGCGTTGACCGCAGGCATGCTGCATGCATTCGCCGGGCGGCGCACGCCGGCGAGGCTCGGTCAAGCGGCGCCGGCACAGCTGGCTTGA